CCGGCGACGACCCCCAGGCGCTGGTGGCCGAGGGACAGCAGATGCTCGGCGGCGATCCGGCCGCCGTTCCAGTTCGCCACGCCGATGCTCGCCGCGCCGGACGGCGGCGTGCTCATGGGGTCGATCAGCACCATCGGCACGCCCGCCGCGGAGAGCGCGTTGAACTGCCGCGAGGTGGGATCGACCAGCACCCCGATGGCGCCGAGGGCGCGCCTCCGCAGGAGGCGGGACACCCAGTCGCTGTCCGGATCGGCGAGCGTCAGCACGACGTCCAGCCCCGCTGCCGCCGCCTCGCGGCCGACCCCCGCGATCACCAGATTGGCCCACGAGCCCTCGAAGTGGGTGACCACCAGGTCGAGGAGGTTGCGCAGCCCGCCTTCGTCCCCCGGCGCCTCGATCTTGGCCCCGCCGCGGCGGGTGTAGCCGACCTCCCGCACCGCCTCCATGACCTTGGCGCGGGTCTCGGCCGAGACGTCGGTTCCGCCGCGCAGCACCTTGGACACGGTGGGCACGCTGGTACCGGCGGTCTCGGCGACCAGTGACAGAGTCGGGCGCGATCCGGCGGGTCGGGGAGACATGGGGAAAGGTTAACCAGCAAGGGGGCTGTTCAGGGGGCCGGGGCCGGAGCCGGCCGGTAATCGAAGCGGTCGAATGCCACCGTGCCCTCGGTGGCGTACATGCCGATGACGCGTCCGGTGAAGCCGCAGGCGACCTCGGTGGAGAGGTACCGGCCGTCGAGCTCGGCCAGCAGCCGGGCCTCCGGGGCGTCCGGATCGCCCAGCCAGAAGGCGAGGGTGTCCGGTCCTGTGGTCCCGCCGTCGGTCAGTTCGGGGGAGGCGGGGACGAGGTCGGAGGTCCGGATCGCCACGGTCAGGGTCAGCGGGCCGGACGGGACCGGGAGGGTGGCCACGGTCTGCCGCAGCGGGCCGATCCGCGCCACCACGGCGACCGCGCCGTTCCCCGCCTCCAGTGCGTAGTGGTGGGCCTCGTCCAGGCGGACGGCCAGGCCGCCGCGTCCGGTGCCGGGGTCGATCAGCACCGCGGCCCGGCAGTCGTGGTGCTGCTGGCGGCGGCCGACGAAGGTGTAACCGGGACGGTCGAGGGTGGGCCCGGTGGCGGTGAGGGTCAACCAGCCGGGGCGCTCGCCGAGCGACCAGGAGCCGGCGGGCCGGGCGAACGGCGAGATCCAGTGCGGCGCGAGCTCCGGCGCGTCGAAGTCGTCCCGGGGCGCCGGCTGTTCGACGGGGTGCCAGGCTCCGCCCGGTGCCGGATGGGTCTCGGGCACGGGCGCGACGACGGGCCAGCCGTCCGGGTCCCACTCGACGGGGGTCAGGAAGGTCTCGCGGCCGAGGACGTGGACGTCCGGGGTGAATCCGCGGGGACGGACGCCGAGCAGCACCATCCACCAGCCGCCGTCCGGCGCCTCCACCAGGTCGCCGTGGCCGGTGTTCTGGATGGACCGGGCGGTACCGCTGTGCGACAGCAGGGGGTTGGCCGGCGCCCCCTCCCAGGGGCCGCGCGGCGAGCGGCTGCGGGCGATGGAGACGCTGTGCCCGCGCTCGGTGCCGCCCTCGGCGATCAGCAGGTACCACCAGTCGCCTATCCGGTAGAGGTGCGGGGCCTCGGGGTACTTCAGCCCGCTGCCGGACCAGGTGGCGAAGGGTCCCTCCAGCACCTCGCCCTCGACCGGGTCGATCCTGGCCAGGTTGATACCGCCCGCGGGCCCGGAGAAGGCGCACCAGCAGGTGCCGTCCTCCTCCCAGGCCAGATCCGGGTCGATGCCCTCCAGGTCGATCCAGACCGGGTCGCTCCACGGCCCCTCGGGCCGCTCGGCCGTGACCACGAAGTTGCCGCCGCCGTCGATGTTGGTGTTGATCACCCAGTAACGGCCGTCGTGGTGGCGGATCGTGGGCGCGTAGAGCCCCCCGGACGCCTTGGCGCCGGGGAAGGGCAGCGGCAGCTGCTCCTGCCGGTCGAGCACGTTGCCGATCTGCTCCCAGTGGACGAGGTCCTTGCTGTGGAAGATCGGCAGACCGGGGAAGTACTCGAAGCTGGAGCACACGAGGTAGTAGTCGTCCCCCACCCGGCACACGCTCGGGTCGGGGTGGAACCCGCCGATCACCGGGTTCTGGTACCTGTACACGGATGCACTTCCTCTGCTGGTCGCGGACGGACGAACGGACGAGGTGACGGGCGGTTCTCCGGAGCCGGACGGCGCCCGGGGACATCGTTCCAGCCCGCGCGGCGGAGGGGACGCTCTCCTCACAAGTTGTCATGTCCGTGGTAAG
This DNA window, taken from Phaeacidiphilus oryzae TH49, encodes the following:
- a CDS encoding glycoside hydrolase family 43 protein, translated to MYRYQNPVIGGFHPDPSVCRVGDDYYLVCSSFEYFPGLPIFHSKDLVHWEQIGNVLDRQEQLPLPFPGAKASGGLYAPTIRHHDGRYWVINTNIDGGGNFVVTAERPEGPWSDPVWIDLEGIDPDLAWEEDGTCWCAFSGPAGGINLARIDPVEGEVLEGPFATWSGSGLKYPEAPHLYRIGDWWYLLIAEGGTERGHSVSIARSRSPRGPWEGAPANPLLSHSGTARSIQNTGHGDLVEAPDGGWWMVLLGVRPRGFTPDVHVLGRETFLTPVEWDPDGWPVVAPVPETHPAPGGAWHPVEQPAPRDDFDAPELAPHWISPFARPAGSWSLGERPGWLTLTATGPTLDRPGYTFVGRRQQHHDCRAAVLIDPGTGRGGLAVRLDEAHHYALEAGNGAVAVVARIGPLRQTVATLPVPSGPLTLTVAIRTSDLVPASPELTDGGTTGPDTLAFWLGDPDAPEARLLAELDGRYLSTEVACGFTGRVIGMYATEGTVAFDRFDYRPAPAPAP
- a CDS encoding LacI family DNA-binding transcriptional regulator — protein: MSPRPAGSRPTLSLVAETAGTSVPTVSKVLRGGTDVSAETRAKVMEAVREVGYTRRGGAKIEAPGDEGGLRNLLDLVVTHFEGSWANLVIAGVGREAAAAGLDVVLTLADPDSDWVSRLLRRRALGAIGVLVDPTSRQFNALSAAGVPMVLIDPMSTPPSGAASIGVANWNGGRIAAEHLLSLGHQRLGVVAGHARHLYSRARVDGFRAAAETASAGGATVSVAYGDWNRGRAAAATQTLLEKDPGITAVFACADSMAVGVYDTLRARGLRVPEDVSVIGFDDLPEADWVSPRLTTVRQPSTELGAEAVKLLRELTRGEDEGVRRPARMELATELVVRSSTGPAAKGAARRR